A stretch of the Deltaproteobacteria bacterium genome encodes the following:
- a CDS encoding winged helix-turn-helix domain-containing protein, whose translation MNESKRVVYLLVADPSNSSPAERSILSKVADLSVLPIKAQSESSEKIDKTIDGGVLIIPPGLWPAGTLAQLTHFSDLPFIAIVEEGCSLSLAKFWYSLGADLVLDLATSSAVLVSAVERRRELDRRSTLSQLTKKEIVLFEILRRAGANGLTRRQLAERVWPDVHVHDKTIDVHVFNLRRKLNGSFYRIEVQNSMLRLIDKSVTNMPGDLGR comes from the coding sequence ATGAACGAGAGCAAACGAGTCGTTTACTTGTTAGTGGCCGATCCAAGTAACTCTAGTCCTGCAGAACGTTCAATTTTATCAAAAGTGGCAGACTTGTCCGTTCTGCCAATCAAAGCTCAATCAGAAAGCTCAGAGAAAATTGATAAGACCATCGATGGCGGAGTTCTAATTATTCCTCCAGGGTTGTGGCCTGCCGGCACTCTTGCGCAATTGACCCATTTTTCAGATCTGCCATTTATCGCAATTGTCGAGGAGGGTTGTTCATTAAGTTTGGCAAAATTTTGGTATTCCCTAGGAGCTGACCTTGTTCTTGATTTAGCTACTTCAAGTGCAGTCTTGGTTTCGGCTGTCGAGCGACGAAGAGAACTTGATCGACGATCGACTCTCTCTCAGCTTACAAAAAAAGAAATTGTTTTATTTGAAATACTTCGGCGTGCTGGAGCTAACGGTCTGACCCGAAGGCAGTTGGCCGAGAGAGTTTGGCCTGATGTCCATGTTCATGACAAAACGATCGACGTTCATGTATTCAATCTTCGCAGAAAACTAAACGGTTCATTCTACCGAATTGAAGTTCAGAATTCGATGCTTCGGTTAATTGATAAATCAGTGACTAATATGCCGGGCGACCTAGGTCGGTAA